GTTTTATCGGTTTAACTGGAATCCTCGTTTCCCTTTGAATCTCCTGAATTAAGCTTATGCCGCTCGATTTATCCTCTATCAGAATTTCATTCGGCCCGTAAGTGTTAAACAATTCCACAGCTTTCTTTTTAAGCTCCGGAAATTCTACCCGGCCTCTCCATACATCTTCCAGATAATAACCCTCATTCGTTACAATCCAGGTCTGGCATACGGAATAGTCATTCTCTTCTTTCTCTTTGAACGCTGTATCCCAGCTCTGTATCGAGGCCACAAATCTCTTGCTGTTAAGGTCATGTTCTTCATAATATCCGAACCATTCTCTTTTTATTATTCTTTCGGTCAGCTGATCTATGAACTCCGCATAAACTTCCTGATCGCGAAGGGCAGGGGAGACTTCCTTTTCATACTCTTCAAGTTCTTTTTTATCAATCATCGGATTGTCGTAGGAAGTATATCTATAACTTTTCCATCCCTCTTTACCCTCAGCTTCATAGTTGAATAATTCATAGAATAGGTGTGTTTCATCGCCGGATTTTTTCCCCTTCGGTGTACCGCCGATAATCGCTCTTGCCTTCTTCTCAAACATCATAGGCCTAATCGATTCTTCCCACAATCTTCTGTTCTTCAAAATTATCCCGGCTTCATTAAGCATCACTAGATCATATCCGAATCCCTCTATATTCT
This window of the Melioribacteraceae bacterium genome carries:
- the terL gene encoding phage terminase large subunit, which encodes MLGKVQGLIIMDNCKLFIELKMHEKQKEIFYGDESRVKVVAKGRRFGLTKGMTFFLIHEMIRNSLAALWVDTTYSNITRYIERYFMPLLKEFPKIINTFHKTQSILYLCKSYCDFRSADRPENIEGFGYDLVMLNEAGIILKNRRLWEESIRPMMFEKKARAIIGGTPKGKKSGDETHLFYELFNYEAEGKEGWKSYRYTSYDNPMIDKKELEEYEKEVSPALRDQEVYAEFIDQLTERIIKREWFGYYEEHDLNSKRFVASIQSWDTAFKEKEENDYSVCQTWIVTNEGYYLEDVWRGRVEFPELKKKAVELFNTYGPNEILIEDKSSGISLIQEIQRETRIPVKPIKPDKDKLARVHSITPIIEAGKVKLKGNSNWIKSFLDELEEFPNGEYDDQVDAATQFLNYIKSRNLEFRENIIVSKKVKSEKYFKYRPNR